The genomic segment gagaaaaaaaaaggaaaattgtAACATTAGAAATTTGGAAGACGCAGCTCAAGTCATGAACGTTAAGAATTTTCAATGCGTACCTTTAGCAGTATCATAGATGCCAAAATATGCAGCTCTGTAAATGATGATGCCTTGTACAGATACATTGAAGCCCTGGTACAGCCCCTTGAAGCCATCCGACTTGAAGATCTTGGTAAGACAGTTACCCAATcctgtgaactctctctctgctccagacTTCCCAACATCAGCAGCCAGACGCGTTCGAGCAAAGTCAAGAGGATAGACAAAGCAGAGCGACGTAGCACCAGCTGCACCACCAGAAGCCAAGTTACCAGCAAAGTAACGCCAGAATTGTTTCTTGTCAACACCACCAAGGAAAAACTGTTTGTACACATCTTTGAAAGCAAAGTTGAGAGCCTGGGTGGGGAAGTATCTGATCACATTGGCCAAATTACCACGCCAGAAGGACAAGAAACCTTGCTCTCTTGGGATGCGTACAACACAGTCAATGATCCCTTTGTATTGCATATCTACTGCAATCTGTTTGCTTGCATGTTGCACCTGCAGTGAGATAAAACAAATTGCCTGGGTTATCAGTGGTCTTAAATCATGTCAAATCAAATTTACAAACATATAGCTTAGGAGGGAAATGCCCAAACAAATGTTACAGAAACAAGGCCAAGCATCACCACTGCCAGCTACACTGGAACTCCAATAGTTAAGATGCTACAACAGGAAGACTGCAACACAAGacctcttgtgggagagcctagaactaggggtcactgtttaaaaataaaagggctTCTTCAAACAAAGCTTGCATTGAAAGCCACTGGGTGCCAGAGTCATGATTGAACTGCACTTCATAATTCCACCTATCATGACCTACCCACAAGCACTACTTTTTCCTGCAACATCTTCATGG from the Carcharodon carcharias isolate sCarCar2 chromosome 9, sCarCar2.pri, whole genome shotgun sequence genome contains:
- the slc25a5 gene encoding ADP/ATP translocase 2, producing MATDRVVSFLKDFLAGGVAAAISKTAVAPIERVKLLLQVQHASKQIAVDMQYKGIIDCVVRIPREQGFLSFWRGNLANVIRYFPTQALNFAFKDVYKQFFLGGVDKKQFWRYFAGNLASGGAAGATSLCFVYPLDFARTRLAADVGKSGAEREFTGLGNCLTKIFKSDGFKGLYQGFNVSVQGIIIYRAAYFGIYDTAKGMLPDPKNTHIVVSWMIAQTVTAVAGVTSYPFDTVRRRMMMQSGRKGADIMYKGTLDCWRKILRDEGGKAFFKGAWSNVLRGMGGAFVLVLYDEFKKFV